Genomic window (Sulfurovum sp. NBC37-1):
TAAAAGGCTTAAACAGTTTGGGATAGATCTTCTCATAGGTCTGAACCAGCGGGTCTTTTGGGTTAATGACATAAAATGAAACATCTCCGTCATAAGCATCAATGACAATTTTGACAGAGTTGTTGATGTAATTGATCCCTCTTTCTATCGGATTATGGTAAAGCGGTTCGGAATAGGGGAACATATTGCTTGTGGTGTAGGCATCCTGTATCCAATAGAGTTTGCCATCCTTACCGACAACCGGATAAGGCTGAGAGTCGAAAGAAAGAAAAGGAGCAAGCGTTGCTACACGCTGCATGATGTTCCGGTGAAACATAATACGACTTTGCTTGGTAAGGTAACCTGTAAAAAGAATATTAATGTCGGAAAACTTCCAGGCATATACCAGACGCCTGAAAAGAGAAGAGATCTGCACGCCTCCTTTTCCCGCATATGAGGCATAAACATTATCATCCCCTTTGGGATAATCAAATTCTTTGGCTCTTGTATTGACCAAAACAAATTGGTTTGTTTCTTCGCCATAATAGATAGCCATTTGCTTGATATTCAGGTTAACGGATGTCGTTGGGGGAATATCTTTCACAATAAGTTCAGGCATTCCATCGGATGTGATCTCATTGACAGGGTTCATCACAACACCATATCCGTGGGTATAGATCAAATGATTGTTTACCCAGGTTTGTGCCCGAGCAGGAATTCCCAATTCAGGCAACTCTCTGGCTCCCAATACCACTTCGGTGTATTTATGAAAATGATAACGGTCAACCTGTACATTTTTAAAATCATAATACAGGCGAATTTCCTGCAATTGCTTGTAGGTTTGTATCAAAGGCCTGCGGTCCCATAAACGTATATTTTCAATAGTATGACGGTTATCGAGAATATCTTTGTATGTTATATTCTGATCTACAGAAAAAGGTTTGACCTTAATGTTATCTAGTCCGAAGGCTGTCCGGGTAAATTTTATATTATTTAATATATAAGGTGTTTCTTTCTTCAGTTCATTGGGTTTTACGATATATTGTTCAACGATTCCCGGATAAATCCACACAAATCCTGCCCAAACCAAAACCCATAGTCCCAAGGCAGAAACAATGACTTTTCTTTTTTTATAAAAAGGATAAAAAAATAAAAGTATCGTTATGATCAAACTCATAACGAGAATAGTCCAATAGGCAGGAATCTGTGCATGAACGTCCATGTAAGAAGGTCCGTAAGCAACACCATGGGAAGAATATAAAATATTATATAATTTTATAAAATAGAGTGCAGAAACCCCCAGTGCAAAAAAGGCGGTCAGCTGGGTTAAATGGCTTTTTGCCTTCCCGGTAATGTTAAATTTTCTACTAGTAAAGTTAAATGCAGTATCAATGTAATAAGAAGATAAAACACCGATAAAGGTAATGACGACCATAAAAAGATACCAACTTACAACAAATTGATACACCGGAAGTGTAAAAATATAAAATCCTGCATCTTTCCCAAAAATAGGTTCTTTCAAATCAAAAGAAGACGGATAAATAAACTTTAAAAAGTCATGCCAATATGCGGAGGCGTAAGAACCCATAACAATGGCAAAAAACAAGATAATAACAGCCCACAGCCAGGCAACCGCTTTCCCCTGGTACAGCGGCAATATCTTCTGTCTCGGGTCATCATCCGCAAGGGGAATGTTGTTCCTGCTTTGGCTTCCCCCGTGATATGCAAAATGAATGTGGATACCTGAAAATAAAATGAAAATGAGAAAAAACAGGATGAATGATAAAATTTTGGTCAGGAGAATAGTGTCAAATACGGAATCGTATCCCATGTTTTTAAACCAAAGCCAATCGCCATAATAATCAACAAACAGGCTGAACAGATAAATAGTGAAAATGGCAAGAGCTGTAATAATAATCGGTTTTTTA
Coding sequences:
- a CDS encoding UPF0182 family membrane protein; protein product: MKKLKKPIIITALAIFTIYLFSLFVDYYGDWLWFKNMGYDSVFDTILLTKILSFILFFLIFILFSGIHIHFAYHGGSQSRNNIPLADDDPRQKILPLYQGKAVAWLWAVIILFFAIVMGSYASAYWHDFLKFIYPSSFDLKEPIFGKDAGFYIFTLPVYQFVVSWYLFMVVITFIGVLSSYYIDTAFNFTSRKFNITGKAKSHLTQLTAFFALGVSALYFIKLYNILYSSHGVAYGPSYMDVHAQIPAYWTILVMSLIITILLFFYPFYKKRKVIVSALGLWVLVWAGFVWIYPGIVEQYIVKPNELKKETPYILNNIKFTRTAFGLDNIKVKPFSVDQNITYKDILDNRHTIENIRLWDRRPLIQTYKQLQEIRLYYDFKNVQVDRYHFHKYTEVVLGARELPELGIPARAQTWVNNHLIYTHGYGVVMNPVNEITSDGMPELIVKDIPPTTSVNLNIKQMAIYYGEETNQFVLVNTRAKEFDYPKGDDNVYASYAGKGGVQISSLFRRLVYAWKFSDINILFTGYLTKQSRIMFHRNIMQRVATLAPFLSFDSQPYPVVGKDGKLYWIQDAYTTSNMFPYSEPLYHNPIERGINYINNSVKIVIDAYDGDVSFYVINPKDPLVQTYEKIYPKLFKPFSNMPGFLKAHIRYPTDLFNIQTKMYNVYHMTDPKVFYNQEDYWEIPNETYSRGEQKMFPYYIIMRLPDTKNEEFILMIPITPSKKDNMNAWLCARCDAPNYGELIVYTLPKDKLIYGPMQIQARINQQPDISSELTLWGQQGSRVIKGNQLVIPIKNSFIYVEPVYLQSEEGQIPELKRVIVAFKEKVEMRKTLDEALEAVFNVAPGQMANPQQSAGKHVGGRTVLSIEAHKALEHYNKAMDSLRQNDWANFGKELDEMKSVLLKMTQSETKSSGMPKVK